A genomic region of Cydia strobilella chromosome 12, ilCydStro3.1, whole genome shotgun sequence contains the following coding sequences:
- the LOC134745937 gene encoding 5-hydroxytryptamine receptor isoform X1, with protein sequence MAVTSVVLAGFILATIVGNVFVIAAIIIERNLQNVANYLVASLAVADLMVACLVMPLGAVYEVSQGWILGPELCDMWTSSDVLCSSASILHLVAIATDRYWAVTDVDYMHNRNERRIFTMIVLVWAAALVVSLAPQLGWKDPDYLARITQQQKCLVSQDLAYQIFATMSTFYVPLAVILILYWKIFQTARRRIRRRTEQPPPRPTSADGTTTPGRPVQSARDRRFVKKRFLNLKKCNQRTRTEALAASLLLTEGQSTSTVDTLDEEPRTTAFTINEKAPSVSPEKSSSTVTNGSKAERAIVPAPSHREKKESLEAKRERKAAKTLAIITGAFVFCWLPFFIMALVMAICSSCVISDYLASFFLWLGYFNSTLNPVIYTIFSPDFRQAFARILFGTHRRGRNKKF encoded by the exons GTAACGTGTTCGTGATAGCAGCAATAATAATCGAGAGAAACCTTCAGAACGTAGCGAACTATCTGGTCgcgtcgctcgccgtggccGACCTGATGGTGGCCTGTCTGGTCATGCCACTGGGAGCTGTATATGAA GTAAGCCAGGGCTGGATCCTGGGCCCCGAGCTGTGCGACATGTGGACCTCCAGCGATGTTCTCTGCAGCTCTGCTTCCATTCTTCACCTCGTCGCTATAGCTACTGATAG GTACTGGGCTGTGACGGATGTCGACTACATGCACAACCGCAACGAGCGGCGCATCTTCACGATGATCGTGCTGGTGTGGGCCGCCGCGCTCGTGGTCTCTCTCGCCCCGCAGCTGGGCTGGAAGGACCCCGACTACCTCGCCCGCATCACCCAGCAGCAGAAGTGCCTCGTCAGCCAAGACCTAGCCTACCAAATCTTCGCCACTATGTCCACCTTCTACGTACCGCTTGCCGTCATCCTTATCCTTTATTGGAAGATTTTCCAAACAGCCCGACGACGAATCAGAAGGAGGACTGAACAGCCACCCCCACGCCCGACGTCAGCTGACGGTACTACGACTCCTGGTAGACCAGTACAATCCGCCAGAGACAGGCGCTTTGTAAAGAAAAGGTTCCTCAACTTAAAGAAGTGCAACCAACGTACGCGAACCGAAGCGCTAGCCGCATCGCTTCTCCTCACTGAAGGCCAAAGCACTTCCACTGTAGATACCCTGGATGAGGAACCTCGCACAACTGCGTTCACGATCAACGAAAAAGCGCCTTCCGTTTCGCCTGAGAAGTCTTCCTCGACTGTTACGAACGGGTCGAAAGCGGAGCGCGCTATTGTTCCCGCTCCCTCGCATAGGGAAAAGAAGGAGTCGCTGGAAGCTAAGAGAGAGAGGAAAGCAGCTAAGACGCTCGCGATCATAACAGGGGCCTTCGTGTTCTGCTGGCTACCTTTCTTCATCATGGCGTTAGTGATGGCTATTTGTTCTTCTTGCGTGATTAGTGATTACTTGGCCAGCTTCTTCCTCTGGCTCGGCTATTTCAACTCTACGCTTAACCCGGTTATCTACACAATCTTCAGCCCCGACTTCCGCCAGGCCTTCGCCCGAATCCTCTTTGGCACCCATCGTCGAGGCCGCAATAAAAAATTCTAA
- the LOC134745937 gene encoding 5-hydroxytryptamine receptor isoform X2, with product MAVTSVVLAGVILATIVGNVFVIAAIIIERNLQNVANYLVASLAVADLMVACLVMPLGAVYEVSQGWILGPELCDMWTSSDVLCSSASILHLVAIATDRYWAVTDVDYMHNRNERRIFTMIVLVWAAALVVSLAPQLGWKDPDYLARITQQQKCLVSQDLAYQIFATMSTFYVPLAVILILYWKIFQTARRRIRRRTEQPPPRPTSADGTTTPGRPVQSARDRRFVKKRFLNLKKCNQRTRTEALAASLLLTEGQSTSTVDTLDEEPRTTAFTINEKAPSVSPEKSSSTVTNGSKAERAIVPAPSHREKKESLEAKRERKAAKTLAIITGAFVFCWLPFFIMALVMAICSSCVISDYLASFFLWLGYFNSTLNPVIYTIFSPDFRQAFARILFGTHRRGRNKKF from the exons GTAACGTGTTCGTGATAGCAGCAATAATAATCGAGAGAAACCTTCAGAACGTAGCGAACTATCTGGTCgcgtcgctcgccgtggccGACCTGATGGTGGCCTGTCTGGTCATGCCACTGGGAGCTGTATATGAA GTAAGCCAGGGCTGGATCCTGGGCCCCGAGCTGTGCGACATGTGGACCTCCAGCGATGTTCTCTGCAGCTCTGCTTCCATTCTTCACCTCGTCGCTATAGCTACTGATAG GTACTGGGCTGTGACGGATGTCGACTACATGCACAACCGCAACGAGCGGCGCATCTTCACGATGATCGTGCTGGTGTGGGCCGCCGCGCTCGTGGTCTCTCTCGCCCCGCAGCTGGGCTGGAAGGACCCCGACTACCTCGCCCGCATCACCCAGCAGCAGAAGTGCCTCGTCAGCCAAGACCTAGCCTACCAAATCTTCGCCACTATGTCCACCTTCTACGTACCGCTTGCCGTCATCCTTATCCTTTATTGGAAGATTTTCCAAACAGCCCGACGACGAATCAGAAGGAGGACTGAACAGCCACCCCCACGCCCGACGTCAGCTGACGGTACTACGACTCCTGGTAGACCAGTACAATCCGCCAGAGACAGGCGCTTTGTAAAGAAAAGGTTCCTCAACTTAAAGAAGTGCAACCAACGTACGCGAACCGAAGCGCTAGCCGCATCGCTTCTCCTCACTGAAGGCCAAAGCACTTCCACTGTAGATACCCTGGATGAGGAACCTCGCACAACTGCGTTCACGATCAACGAAAAAGCGCCTTCCGTTTCGCCTGAGAAGTCTTCCTCGACTGTTACGAACGGGTCGAAAGCGGAGCGCGCTATTGTTCCCGCTCCCTCGCATAGGGAAAAGAAGGAGTCGCTGGAAGCTAAGAGAGAGAGGAAAGCAGCTAAGACGCTCGCGATCATAACAGGGGCCTTCGTGTTCTGCTGGCTACCTTTCTTCATCATGGCGTTAGTGATGGCTATTTGTTCTTCTTGCGTGATTAGTGATTACTTGGCCAGCTTCTTCCTCTGGCTCGGCTATTTCAACTCTACGCTTAACCCGGTTATCTACACAATCTTCAGCCCCGACTTCCGCCAGGCCTTCGCCCGAATCCTCTTTGGCACCCATCGTCGAGGCCGCAATAAAAAATTCTAA